In the Blautia coccoides genome, CAAGAATCAAAAACAGGATCGCCCGCTGGTTCAGCATCTATTTTCCAGAGATCAAAGACGTTTACAGGAATCCGGATGCAGTAAGCGGACTGATGGTAATCAAACAGGCACCATTGCCCTGCGATATCAAAGAGCTTGGCGTGGATGGTGTTAATAAGATATGGAGAGATGCAAGGCTGAAAGGCGCTGGGATAAAGAGGGCAACGACCCTGGTAACCGCAGCGGAGCACAGCATCGGAAATACGGAAGCACCAAGAAGTGCCAGGAAAGAGATCCGAAACCTGTTGAATGACTACGAAATATATAAGAATCGTATGGATGAACTTATGGAAGAGATAGAGGAAACACTTTCTGAGATTGCCTATATAGATAAGCTGATGGAGATCAATGGGATTGGAATAAAAACGGTAAGCTGCTTTATTGCAGAGGTTGGAGACATTGGACGTTTTGATAATCCAAAGCAGGTGCAGAAACTGGCAGGATATGCTATTGTCGCAGACAGCTCCGGAAAGCATAATGGAGAAAGTCGTATCAGCCACAGGGGAAGAAAGCGTTTGAGATATGCGCTGTATGAAGCTGCGATATCGGTGATTGGGAAAAATAAAGAATTTAAAGAGATCCATTGTTATTACAGGACGAGGGAAAAGAATCCCCTGAAGAAGATGCAGTCGGTGATAGCGGTGGCATGTAAACTGATCCGGATATTTTATACAATACTAACAAAAGGCATAGAGTATGACGGTCAGAAGATGTTAAGTGACATTGTAAGACCTAAAATGCAGCCAGCAGCATAAAGAGAAAGAAACAGTGAATCATGGCCGGTCTGAGCCTTTGAAAGGAAAGAATGGAAGGCTGAGGCCAGCCATGATAGCTGGAAGAAACAAGTAAATGGAATGTAACAGGAAAACGTCCACCGAGAGGTGCTGTTGCAGGAAAAAGTCAGTAATAAAAAAACAAAGAATGGAGCCAGTAGTCGGCAGGAATATTCACCAGAGGGCATGACCCTGTAAAGGAGCTGAGCTGACACCCTGGTTATGGACAGGCGGGACGAGAGAAGTTAGGACTCAGCAATGGTCTGATGATCCTGGTAGACATGGGAGGTTCGCTGCCGTAGATGGATGGGTACACACAAGGCCATGTAGAACGAAAAGAGAAGACGTTTTATTTTGTGCACCCAAAATCCACTACTTTCGTACCAGATACAGAGAAATGTCCATTCCAATGGTTCTTTCTTCTGAGATATTTATTGATGAAACATTAAAAAATCCTTGATTTTCAAGGAAAAAAGACTTGACTATATAGGGAGGGGGAAATATGAGTGAACATGCAGCAGCCAGGCGGCACCTGGTCAGTCTCCTGACACACGCCATATTGATTTTATTTGTGCTTATTTCCGTGCTTCCTATCTTTTGGATGTGGATGGCAGCAGTAAAGCCGTTTGATCCCTCTGTAAACGATCCCTTTGCGTTTCCGTCTTCCGTGACATTTCAGTATATAAAGGAAGCATGGACAACAGGGCGTATGGGCGGTTATATGAAGAACAGTATTTTGGTGGCTGTGCCCAGGGTTTTTGTGGTGCTGTTATTTTCATCCATGGCGGGATATGCTTTTGGAAAGCTGAAATGGAAAGGGCGGAACCAGATTTTTTATTTTATTCTGATAGGAATGATGATACCGATCAATGCCATGATTATACCCCTTTATTATAACGTACAGCAGCTTGGCATGATCAATACACTGCAGGCTATGATACTGCCTTACTTTGGACTGTCCATGCCGTTTGCCTGCTTTATGATGAGGTCTTTTTTCAGGGAACTGCCGGATGAACTGGCAGAGTCGGCAACCATAGACGGGGCAGGAAAGTGGAAGACGTGGCTGTATGTAATGCTGCCGCTGACAAAACCGGCGCTTACATCCCTGCTTATCTTCGAGTTTATGTGGTCCTGGAATGATTATCTGCTGCCTATGCTGATGGTGTATGACGATAAATACAGGACACTTCCCCTGGGGCTTATGTATTTCCAGGGTGAGTACACCATGAACACATCACTGATCGCAGCGGGTGTGACCATATGTACGGTGCCGATCATTATTGTCTATTCTATTTTTCAGAGAAGCTTTGTTGACGGCATTACGGCAGGAGCGGTAAAGGGTTAGAGTGTGTTTGAAAATTGCTTTTCGCAGGATGTGCTTCACAATTTAAGATAGAGGAGGAAACATTTATGGAGATAAAAGCGGCAATACTTGGAGCCGGAAACATGGGAAAGAGCCACGCAAAGAGACTGTTGGAATCAGGGGCGCTGGTATCCTGTGTATGTGACAGAAGCCGGACAGCCAGAAGGACTTTCATCGACGAGATACAGAGGGAAGGAGTACAAAGGGAAGAGTTAGAAAAGGAAGAGTTACAGAAGAAAGGCATACAGCAGAGAGATGTACAGGAATTTGAGGACTTTGACGAAATGTTGGATGAAGGTGATTTTGATGTGCTGTTCATCTGTCTTCCACCTTTTGCCCAGGACCATCAGTTTGAGCGGGCTGCTGAGAGGGGCAAGCATATTTTTATTGAGAAGCCCATTGCTCTGAACACAGATACCGGCCGCAGAATGGTAAAGAGCGCGGAAGAGAACGGAATCATTACCAGAGTAGGATTTCACATGAGGCAGGGCACTGCGGTGCGGAAAATGAAAGAGCTTATCACATCCGGGGAGGCCGGGCGGCCGGTGTTGTTCCACGGGCACTATTCCTGCAATTCCCTGCATACACCCTGGTGGATAAACGTTGATCTGTGCGGCGGCCAGATTTATGAGCAGGCTATCCATGTCTATGATCTGTGCCGTTATCTCATGGGAGAGCCAAAATTCGCGGCCGGTGTTATGGGAAATGTATGTCATAACCATATCCATAACTATACAGTGGAAGATGTGAGCGCCTCTTTTGCCGGATTTACCAATGGCGCAGTGGCTGCGATCACGGCAAATAACTGTGAAATCCCGGGAGAATGGGTG is a window encoding:
- a CDS encoding Gfo/Idh/MocA family protein gives rise to the protein MEIKAAILGAGNMGKSHAKRLLESGALVSCVCDRSRTARRTFIDEIQREGVQREELEKEELQKKGIQQRDVQEFEDFDEMLDEGDFDVLFICLPPFAQDHQFERAAERGKHIFIEKPIALNTDTGRRMVKSAEENGIITRVGFHMRQGTAVRKMKELITSGEAGRPVLFHGHYSCNSLHTPWWINVDLCGGQIYEQAIHVYDLCRYLMGEPKFAAGVMGNVCHNHIHNYTVEDVSASFAGFTNGAVAAITANNCEIPGEWVGSFKVVYEKVTAEFRDFNHAVFTYTGESEIRTEIIDSQKDAYLDEVKEFLECVKEKRQTICDIKEGYKSLCYVETVVESAGMDGVKIGLHK
- a CDS encoding carbohydrate ABC transporter permease gives rise to the protein MSEHAAARRHLVSLLTHAILILFVLISVLPIFWMWMAAVKPFDPSVNDPFAFPSSVTFQYIKEAWTTGRMGGYMKNSILVAVPRVFVVLLFSSMAGYAFGKLKWKGRNQIFYFILIGMMIPINAMIIPLYYNVQQLGMINTLQAMILPYFGLSMPFACFMMRSFFRELPDELAESATIDGAGKWKTWLYVMLPLTKPALTSLLIFEFMWSWNDYLLPMLMVYDDKYRTLPLGLMYFQGEYTMNTSLIAAGVTICTVPIIIVYSIFQRSFVDGITAGAVKG
- a CDS encoding IS110 family transposase — protein: MNYNTQNAKIASITEKTLIVGIDVGSETHYARAFGWRNYEYSKKPFAFSNDEAGFSSFKDWMDDIAEKHGMEAVIPGMEPTGHYWLNLGAYLQEQGMKPVHVNPHHVKKSKELDDNNPSKNDRKDPKTIAGLVNEGRFSYPYIPTGIYAEIRNLSNLRIQTQEEITRIKNRIARWFSIYFPEIKDVYRNPDAVSGLMVIKQAPLPCDIKELGVDGVNKIWRDARLKGAGIKRATTLVTAAEHSIGNTEAPRSARKEIRNLLNDYEIYKNRMDELMEEIEETLSEIAYIDKLMEINGIGIKTVSCFIAEVGDIGRFDNPKQVQKLAGYAIVADSSGKHNGESRISHRGRKRLRYALYEAAISVIGKNKEFKEIHCYYRTREKNPLKKMQSVIAVACKLIRIFYTILTKGIEYDGQKMLSDIVRPKMQPAA